A window of the Nitrospirota bacterium genome harbors these coding sequences:
- a CDS encoding DegT/DnrJ/EryC1/StrS family aminotransferase: protein MIPHNQPWIGKEEADAVRRVILRRWPAPGPEVAAFERELASWIGKGCHGVALSSGSAALHLALQILGVGRGDEVIMPTYVCSALLNAAFYVGAKPVLVDVNDRDFNLTADHVEKKLRRRTKVVVVPHLFGFPAGIHAVRRLGVPVIEDCAQAIGAEIGGRRVGITGDISIFSFHATKMMTTGHGGMLVTRRKEWAEQARDLRDYDQRPTYKVRYNYAMTDVAAAVGRVQLRKLPEMIRRRRRAASLYLRALPLGSDTHGPFETAGTRSTFYRYVLRAPSRRVDRLRKWLETRGVKTVVPIRRFELLHRYLGQDPAGFSQAEKVVETTLSIPVYPALPPKSVARISGLLRIGLRMTGPNSAR from the coding sequence ATGATTCCCCACAATCAACCTTGGATCGGGAAGGAAGAGGCCGACGCCGTCCGACGGGTCATTCTGCGTCGCTGGCCCGCCCCCGGGCCGGAGGTGGCGGCCTTTGAACGGGAGCTTGCGTCTTGGATTGGGAAGGGCTGTCACGGTGTCGCTCTGAGCAGTGGGAGCGCTGCGCTTCACTTGGCGTTGCAGATTCTGGGGGTGGGCCGTGGGGACGAAGTCATCATGCCCACCTACGTGTGTTCAGCTCTCCTCAACGCGGCGTTCTACGTGGGCGCGAAGCCGGTCCTGGTCGACGTGAATGACCGCGATTTCAACCTGACCGCCGATCACGTGGAGAAGAAGCTGCGTCGCCGGACGAAAGTCGTGGTGGTACCGCACCTGTTTGGATTCCCCGCCGGCATTCATGCCGTGCGTCGGCTCGGCGTTCCGGTCATCGAAGATTGTGCCCAGGCCATCGGGGCGGAGATCGGCGGTCGCCGGGTCGGGATTACGGGCGACATCTCCATCTTCTCCTTCCATGCCACCAAGATGATGACCACGGGTCACGGCGGGATGCTGGTTACCCGAAGAAAGGAATGGGCTGAGCAGGCGCGAGACCTTCGGGATTACGACCAGCGGCCGACCTACAAGGTAAGATACAACTATGCGATGACAGACGTCGCGGCGGCCGTGGGGCGCGTGCAGCTTCGCAAGCTCCCCGAGATGATCCGCCGCCGGCGCCGCGCCGCTTCCCTCTACTTGCGGGCATTGCCGTTGGGAAGCGATACCCACGGACCCTTCGAAACGGCCGGGACCCGTTCCACCTTCTATCGGTACGTGCTGCGCGCGCCGTCCCGGCGGGTGGACCGCCTGAGAAAATGGCTCGAGACCCGCGGCGTGAAAACCGTGGTTCCCATTCGGAGGTTCGAACTCCTCCACCGATATCTTGGCCAGGATCCGGCAGGTTTTTCCCAAGCCGAGAAGGTGGTCGAGACGACGCTTTCGATCCCCGTTTATCCTGCCCTCCCGCCCAAGTCGGTGGCGAGGATCAGCGGGCTGCTCCGGATAGGGCTCCGCATGACGGGACCGAATTCCGCCCGCTGA
- a CDS encoding formyl transferase — MRSPSPKSGPTLVFLGLNGLGSRILGWLAEQGEQIACVLTRREQLPLLRRLRPDLVVSCGFRFLVPPKYLEMPPLGCINVHTSYLPHNRGTYTNAWSILDNTPAGVSIHKMVRRVDSGPIFARRRVAVEFSDTGKSLYEKLEAAGFDLFREHWPLIRSGEGNPLDVSSGEGTYHRDQEFWELMRIDLDRTYRGADLINRLRALTFPPYDNAFVEVNGKRYYLRLEVYEEYNR, encoded by the coding sequence ATGCGTAGTCCGTCTCCCAAATCCGGCCCCACTCTTGTTTTTCTGGGCCTGAACGGGCTCGGGAGCCGAATTCTCGGCTGGCTGGCGGAGCAAGGGGAGCAGATTGCCTGTGTATTGACGCGCCGGGAACAACTGCCTCTTCTCCGCCGACTCAGGCCCGACCTGGTGGTGAGTTGCGGATTCCGATTTCTCGTGCCGCCCAAGTATCTGGAGATGCCACCGCTGGGATGCATCAATGTGCACACGTCCTACCTGCCGCATAATCGGGGGACTTACACCAACGCGTGGAGCATCCTCGACAATACGCCGGCGGGCGTTTCCATTCACAAGATGGTCCGTCGCGTGGACAGCGGGCCGATCTTCGCTCGACGTCGCGTGGCGGTTGAATTCAGCGACACGGGGAAATCTCTCTACGAGAAACTTGAGGCCGCCGGATTCGACCTCTTCCGGGAGCACTGGCCCTTGATTCGATCCGGGGAGGGGAATCCGCTGGACGTTTCTTCCGGCGAGGGCACCTACCATCGGGATCAGGAGTTCTGGGAGCTGATGCGAATTGATTTGGATCGAACGTATCGGGGCGCCGATCTCATCAATCGGCTCCGGGCCCTCACGTTTCCGCCGTATGACAATGCATTCGTCGAGGTGAACGGAAAGCGTTACTACCTGCGGCTCGAAGTCTACGAGGAGTATAACAGGTGA
- a CDS encoding class I SAM-dependent methyltransferase, with product MGGMENHFWKEHWTERSALPSELAVGGRPSNRPSEFLHMVAGIARGLKVDRQDVVLDAGCANGLIALALAPWVREIWACDLIPSMLSQARAMQNGSRNVHLFAADVRQLPLRQPMFTKVLLVGVLQCLDGFDDVRRVFLGLAQVIRRGGALWAGWILDAEKRDAYFEGIDRLGADDSTKEHIRDRNRRALWFHRQEFTEAGQSAGFTVHVQKLSGSPWQTPYMFDAILSR from the coding sequence ATGGGGGGGATGGAGAATCACTTCTGGAAAGAGCACTGGACGGAGCGATCGGCGCTGCCCAGTGAGCTGGCGGTCGGCGGCCGGCCGTCGAACAGGCCATCGGAATTCTTGCACATGGTTGCGGGCATTGCCCGCGGACTGAAGGTTGATCGCCAGGATGTCGTTCTAGATGCAGGGTGCGCGAATGGGCTCATCGCTCTCGCGCTTGCCCCGTGGGTTAGGGAGATATGGGCCTGTGACCTCATCCCCTCGATGTTGTCACAGGCCCGTGCCATGCAGAACGGGTCGCGCAATGTTCATCTTTTTGCCGCCGATGTGCGACAACTTCCTCTCCGGCAGCCCATGTTCACAAAGGTGCTCCTCGTGGGTGTGCTCCAATGTCTGGACGGATTCGACGACGTACGCCGGGTTTTCCTTGGACTGGCGCAGGTCATCCGGCGGGGCGGGGCGCTTTGGGCGGGATGGATTCTCGACGCCGAAAAGAGGGACGCCTACTTCGAAGGCATCGACCGGCTGGGCGCCGATGACTCCACGAAGGAACACATCCGGGATCGAAATCGACGGGCGCTGTGGTTCCACCGGCAGGAGTTCACGGAGGCGGGCCAGAGCGCCGGCTTCACCGTCCACGTTCAGAAACTGAGCGGTTCCCCCTGGCAAACCCCATACATGTTCGATGCGATTCTCAGCCGATGA
- a CDS encoding glycosyltransferase family protein: protein MKVVAVVQARMGSTRLPGKVILPLARKSVVEHIFERLAASRTLDAAVLATTGVDRDRPLRALAGLRGWPIVMGGELNVLGRYTRAAERFAADHIVRVTSDCPLIDVPGLDLCVEHHLKSGADYTHNCGDTGYETLSRGAALGLGGEVIRREALLAQEKFDLQPQHREHVTSLILENPETFSVTNLPARTPELARGDVRLTLDRGQDYEVLRGVFDALYEPGRPVDAVEAIRWLDAHPEVRDLNRDVRHTRLKMVYKVTPAGRTVGSPFEEARA from the coding sequence ATGAAGGTGGTGGCGGTGGTACAAGCGCGGATGGGGAGCACCCGTCTGCCGGGAAAGGTGATTTTGCCCCTGGCGAGGAAGTCCGTCGTCGAACACATTTTTGAGCGGCTTGCGGCTTCGCGGACCCTCGATGCGGCGGTCTTGGCGACCACCGGTGTCGATCGCGACAGACCCCTTCGCGCGCTCGCCGGTCTGCGCGGCTGGCCGATTGTGATGGGGGGAGAGCTCAACGTGCTTGGGCGATACACGCGCGCGGCGGAAAGATTTGCGGCAGACCACATCGTGCGGGTTACGAGCGATTGCCCATTGATCGACGTACCCGGTCTGGACCTCTGTGTGGAGCATCACCTCAAGTCGGGAGCGGACTACACCCATAATTGCGGTGACACGGGGTACGAAACGCTTTCCCGCGGGGCGGCCCTCGGTTTGGGAGGGGAAGTCATCCGCCGGGAGGCCTTGCTGGCTCAGGAAAAGTTCGACCTCCAGCCCCAGCATCGGGAGCATGTGACCAGCTTGATCCTGGAGAATCCCGAAACGTTCAGCGTGACGAATTTGCCGGCACGGACGCCGGAACTGGCCCGCGGCGATGTGAGACTGACGCTGGATCGAGGCCAGGACTACGAGGTTCTGCGCGGGGTGTTCGATGCCCTCTACGAGCCAGGTCGGCCGGTGGATGCGGTCGAGGCGATCCGATGGCTGGATGCACACCCCGAGGTGCGGGACTTGAACCGGGATGTCCGACATACGCGGTTGAAGATGGTGTACAAGGTGACGCCGGCGGGTCGGACCGTGGGGAGCCCGTTCGAGGAAGCGCGGGCGTAG
- a CDS encoding N-acetylneuraminate synthase family protein — translation MKTTVALGNRLIGRGQPTLIVAEVGINHNGDPETAKAMIRTAAECGVDAVKFQTFFADDFVGDGGTTYTYVSKGNTITESMREMFRRYELPLPLLADLKAEADHAGVLFFSTPSSVDAVEALIETEVPCVKVGSDDLTNLPLLKDLARFRLPMILSTGMASEAEIRDAIRAVRSSRNSQIVLLHCVSLYPTPDLACNMRRISGLRRLFPYPVGYSDHTEGIEAARLATALGAVMIEKHFTLDKSLAGPDHAFSCDPSELRALVKAVRQTELMLGGGRIAPGPEEQDMKKLCRRSIVARVAIDPGMVIGRDMIALKRPGTGLSPSEVGKVIGRRSRRAILPDDLVHLSDLE, via the coding sequence ATGAAGACCACTGTGGCGCTGGGGAACCGGCTGATCGGCCGCGGGCAGCCGACGCTCATCGTGGCCGAGGTCGGCATCAACCACAACGGTGACCCCGAAACCGCCAAAGCGATGATCCGCACAGCTGCGGAGTGTGGAGTCGATGCGGTAAAGTTTCAGACTTTTTTTGCGGACGATTTCGTGGGGGATGGCGGCACGACCTACACGTATGTGTCCAAGGGAAACACCATCACTGAATCCATGCGCGAGATGTTCCGCCGGTATGAGCTTCCATTGCCGCTTCTGGCGGACCTGAAGGCGGAGGCGGATCATGCGGGGGTCCTGTTTTTCTCCACGCCTTCGAGCGTGGATGCCGTCGAAGCCCTGATTGAAACGGAGGTTCCGTGCGTCAAAGTCGGATCGGACGATCTGACGAATCTCCCCCTCCTCAAGGATCTGGCCCGGTTCAGGCTGCCCATGATCCTTTCGACGGGCATGGCTTCCGAAGCGGAGATCCGCGACGCCATCCGCGCCGTGCGTTCGAGCCGCAATTCGCAGATCGTCCTCCTTCACTGCGTGTCCCTCTACCCCACGCCCGACCTGGCCTGCAACATGCGAAGGATCTCCGGCCTGCGACGGCTCTTTCCCTACCCGGTCGGTTATTCGGACCATACGGAAGGCATCGAGGCGGCGCGCCTCGCCACGGCCCTGGGCGCGGTGATGATCGAGAAGCATTTCACACTGGACAAGTCGCTCGCCGGGCCGGACCACGCCTTCTCCTGCGATCCGTCGGAGCTGCGGGCCTTGGTCAAGGCGGTACGCCAAACCGAACTTATGCTCGGCGGAGGCCGCATCGCTCCCGGTCCGGAGGAGCAGGACATGAAGAAACTCTGCCGGCGAAGCATTGTCGCTCGCGTGGCCATCGATCCGGGGATGGTCATCGGCCGCGACATGATCGCGTTGAAGCGTCCGGGAACGGGACTTTCCCCCTCGGAGGTGGGCAAGGTGATCGGGCGACGATCGAGACGCGCCATTCTTCCGGACGACTTGGTTCATCTCTCGGATTTGGAGTGA
- the pseB gene encoding UDP-N-acetylglucosamine 4,6-dehydratase (inverting), whose protein sequence is MNLDDTTFLVTGGTGSFGREFAQLLLRAGPPKAVRILSRDELKQHDMGRQLAHPALRFLLGDVRDVDRLRRAMEGVDFVIHAAALKQVPACEYNPFEAVKTNILGAENVMEAAIDCGVKKVVALSTDKAVNPVNLYGATKLCLEKIFIQGNSYGGQGGTRFSVVRYGNVVGSRGSVLPLFLLQRMKGVLTITDRRMTRFWITLDRAAQFVLECLERMKGGEIFVPKIPSMQVLDLARSVAPEAQISEVGVRPGEKLHEVLLTEDEARHAREFDSYFVVEPEFPWWNPERTREGRLLPDDFRYASNTNEWWLKAEEMKTFVASRANGKSQNVEMEARVT, encoded by the coding sequence ATGAATCTGGATGACACCACTTTTCTCGTGACCGGGGGAACGGGTTCCTTCGGAAGGGAGTTTGCCCAACTCCTCCTGAGGGCGGGTCCTCCCAAGGCCGTTCGCATCCTCAGCCGGGACGAGCTCAAACAACACGACATGGGACGGCAGCTGGCTCATCCGGCCCTGCGGTTCCTGCTCGGAGATGTCCGCGACGTGGACCGGCTGCGTCGCGCCATGGAGGGGGTGGACTTCGTGATTCACGCCGCCGCCCTCAAGCAGGTCCCCGCTTGCGAATACAACCCTTTCGAGGCCGTCAAGACGAACATCCTCGGCGCCGAGAACGTCATGGAGGCCGCCATCGATTGTGGCGTAAAGAAAGTGGTGGCCCTGAGCACGGACAAGGCGGTCAACCCGGTGAATCTCTACGGCGCGACGAAACTTTGTCTGGAGAAAATCTTCATCCAAGGGAACTCGTACGGCGGGCAGGGGGGAACGCGGTTTTCCGTTGTCCGGTATGGGAACGTGGTTGGCAGTCGTGGAAGCGTTCTCCCGTTATTCCTACTGCAAAGGATGAAGGGGGTCTTGACGATCACGGACCGGCGCATGACGCGGTTCTGGATCACGTTGGACCGCGCCGCGCAATTCGTCCTTGAATGCCTGGAACGGATGAAGGGCGGGGAAATCTTTGTGCCGAAAATTCCAAGCATGCAGGTGCTTGACCTGGCGCGCAGCGTGGCGCCCGAAGCCCAAATTTCCGAAGTGGGGGTCCGCCCCGGCGAGAAACTTCACGAAGTGCTTCTCACCGAGGATGAAGCCCGCCACGCCCGCGAGTTTGATTCCTACTTCGTGGTAGAGCCGGAGTTCCCATGGTGGAACCCGGAGCGAACCCGCGAGGGGCGGCTGCTGCCCGACGATTTCCGTTATGCGAGCAACACCAATGAGTGGTGGCTGAAGGCGGAGGAGATGAAAACTTTCGTGGCCTCCCGCGCAAACGGGAAGAGTCAGAACGTGGAAATGGAGGCACGGGTGACATGA
- a CDS encoding MerR family transcriptional regulator: MYRIKEVSQRTGVLSHTLRYWEKEFGELLAPSRSQGKHRFYSDEDVSRVALIKKLLKEDGYSIQGAKRFLDTLTVEASQEVAAGMNGNGHSNGKSNGNGNGHVDTTGLPESLVDRIAAAVARRVADMIREPEPATGNGHSDVMIDPVPLAAAAGK; encoded by the coding sequence ATGTACAGAATCAAAGAAGTAAGCCAGCGCACGGGAGTTCTCTCCCACACGCTGAGGTACTGGGAGAAGGAGTTCGGCGAGCTGCTCGCCCCCTCCCGTTCCCAGGGGAAACACCGGTTCTACTCGGATGAGGATGTTTCGCGCGTGGCCCTGATCAAGAAGCTGCTCAAGGAAGACGGCTACAGCATTCAGGGCGCGAAGCGGTTCCTCGATACTCTCACGGTGGAAGCTTCGCAAGAAGTCGCAGCCGGGATGAACGGGAACGGCCACTCCAACGGCAAGTCCAACGGGAACGGCAACGGTCATGTGGATACGACGGGACTGCCCGAGTCGTTGGTGGACCGGATCGCCGCCGCCGTCGCCCGCCGGGTGGCGGACATGATTCGCGAGCCGGAACCGGCCACGGGAAACGGGCACTCAGATGTGATGATCGATCCCGTTCCTTTGGCGGCTGCCGCCGGCAAGTAG
- a CDS encoding Hsp20/alpha crystallin family protein: MLVRWIPAAEGSDLNRAMDRFFGRPLFNLFDGADTELPRADVSETEDAYQFEIDVPGLDKNDLKVELKESVLTVSGEYKEEKDEKNKAYLSRERLLGRFARSFVVPGDIDDKKLKAEFKSGILRILLPKTERARSREIPIQVS, from the coding sequence ATGTTGGTACGATGGATCCCCGCTGCGGAGGGGTCGGATTTGAATCGGGCGATGGACCGATTTTTCGGCCGCCCCTTGTTCAACCTCTTTGACGGCGCGGACACCGAATTGCCGCGAGCGGACGTTTCGGAAACCGAGGACGCGTATCAGTTTGAGATCGACGTTCCGGGATTGGACAAGAACGACCTCAAAGTGGAGTTGAAGGAGAGCGTCCTCACCGTCTCCGGCGAGTACAAAGAGGAGAAGGACGAAAAGAACAAGGCCTATCTGTCGCGCGAGCGGCTGCTGGGTCGATTCGCCCGGTCCTTCGTGGTCCCCGGCGATATTGACGACAAGAAACTGAAGGCCGAATTCAAATCCGGCATTCTCCGCATCCTTCTCCCCAAGACGGAACGTGCGCGGAGCCGCGAAATCCCAATCCAGGTATCGTAG
- a CDS encoding HigA family addiction module antidote protein, which translates to MIPRKRPPTHPGGILKRDYLEPLSLTVSGAASALGVSRKTLSKIINEHAPVTTDMALRLSRAFGTSPELWLNLQRNYDLWHACRESRSWRRARVLSRSEAVAA; encoded by the coding sequence ATGATTCCGAGAAAGCGACCGCCCACGCACCCCGGTGGGATCCTCAAGAGAGATTATCTCGAGCCTCTTTCCTTGACGGTCTCCGGGGCCGCCTCGGCATTGGGGGTTTCGCGCAAGACGCTTTCCAAGATCATTAATGAGCACGCGCCCGTGACCACGGACATGGCATTGCGCCTGTCCAGGGCCTTCGGCACCTCGCCGGAGCTCTGGCTCAACCTACAGCGCAATTACGATCTCTGGCACGCCTGCCGAGAATCGAGATCCTGGCGGCGGGCACGGGTGCTGAGCCGGTCGGAGGCGGTAGCCGCCTGA
- a CDS encoding type II toxin-antitoxin system RelE/ParE family toxin: MIKSFRHKGLETFFYDGSKKGIQPAHAGKLADILDRLNAAVRPQDMDYPGSNLHPLKGDLKGHWSLKVSGNWRVTFRWEDGGASEVDYVDYH; this comes from the coding sequence TTGATCAAGAGCTTCCGGCACAAGGGCTTGGAAACATTCTTCTATGATGGATCGAAAAAGGGCATCCAACCCGCTCACGCGGGCAAGCTGGCGGACATCCTGGACCGGCTCAACGCCGCCGTGAGGCCCCAGGACATGGATTACCCCGGCTCCAATCTCCACCCGTTGAAGGGTGACTTGAAGGGGCATTGGTCGCTGAAAGTTTCCGGCAACTGGCGCGTCACCTTCCGCTGGGAGGACGGCGGCGCCTCCGAGGTGGACTATGTCGACTACCACTGA